One part of the Sciurus carolinensis chromosome 4, mSciCar1.2, whole genome shotgun sequence genome encodes these proteins:
- the LOC124982236 gene encoding LOW QUALITY PROTEIN: bromodomain-containing protein 7-like (The sequence of the model RefSeq protein was modified relative to this genomic sequence to represent the inferred CDS: deleted 1 base in 1 codon; substituted 1 base at 1 genomic stop codon), with protein sequence MAWAWRGARSDVGKKHKKHKSDKHLYEEYVEKPLKLVLKVGGNEVTELSTGSSGHDSSLLEDKNDHDKHKDRKRKKRKKGEKQVPGEEKGRKRRRVKEDKKKRDRDRVENEAEKDLQGHTPVRLDLPPEKPLTSSLAKQEEVEQTPLQEALNQLMRQLQRKDPSAFFSFPVTDFIAPGYSMIIKHPMDFSTMKEKIKNNDYQSIEELKDNFKLMCTNAMIYNKPETIYYKAAKKLLHSGMKILSQERIQSLKQSIDFTADLQKTXKQKDRTDASQSGEDSSCWPREREDSGDAETQAFKSPNKDNKKKDKDVLEDKWRSSNSEREQEQAVDRAVLESGGKLTRRPANSQCEFERRKPDGTTTLGLLHPVDPIVGEPGYCPVRLGMTTGRLLSGVNTLQGFREDKRNKVTPVLYLNYGPYSSYAPHYDSTFANISKDDSDLIYSTYGEDSDLPSDFSIHEFLATYQDYPYVMADSLLDVLTKGGHSRTLQELETSSPEDEGQARTLDTAKELEITEVEPAGRLDSGTHDRLTALKAVTNFDAPIEVFDSEEAEVFQRKLDDTTKLLRELQEAQNERLSTRPPPNMICLLGPPYREMHLAEQVTNNLKELAQQVTPGDIVSMCGVQKAMGISIPSPIVENNFIDLTEDFEEPKKTDVAECGPEATGI encoded by the exons ATGGCCTGGGCCTGGCGCGGGGCCCGGTCGGACGTGGGCAAGAAGCACAAGAAGCACAAGTCGGATAAACACCTCTACGAGGAGTATGTGGAGAAGCCTTTGAAGCTGGTCCTGAAAGTGGGAGGGAACGAAGTCACCGAACTTTCCACCGGCAGCTCGGGGCACGATTCCAGCCTCTTGGAAGACAAAAACGATCATGACAAACACAAGGACAGAAAgcggaaaaagaggaagaaaggagagaagcaggttccgggggaagaaaagggaagaaaacggAGAAGAGTCAAGGAGGATAAGAAGAAACGAGATCGAGACCGTGTGGAGAATGAGGCAGAAAAAGACCTCCAGGGCCATACCCCTGTAAGATTAGACTTGCCCCCTGAGAAGCCTCTCACAAGCTCTCTAGCCAAACAAGAAGAAGTAGAACAGACACCCCTTCAAGAAGCTTTGAATCAACTGATGAGACAATTACAAAGAAAAGACCCAagtgctttcttttcatttcctgtgaCTGATTTTATTGCTCCTGGCTATTCCATGATCATTAAACACCCCATGGATTTTAGTACCATGAAAGAAAAGATCAAGAACAATGACTACCAGTCCATAGAAGAACTAAAGGATAACTTCAAACTAATGTGTACTAATGCCATGATTTATAACAAGCCAGAGACCATTTATTATAAAGCTGCAAAGAAACTTTTACACTCAGGAATGAAAATTCTTAGCCAGGAAAGAATCCAGAGCCTGAAGCAGAGCATAGATTTCACGGCAGACTTACAGAAAACGTGAAAGCAGAAAGATAGAACAGATGCCTCACAGAGTGGGGAAGACAGCAGCTGCTGGCCACGAGAGAGGGAAGACTCTGGAGATGCTGAAACACAAGCCTTCAAGAGCCCCAATaaggataataaaaagaaagacaaagatgtACTTGAAGATAAGTGGAGAAGCAGCAACTCAGAAAGGGAACAGGAGCAG GCCGTTGACCGGGCCGTCCTGGAGTCTGGTGGGAAGCTGACTCGGCGGCCAGCCAACAGTCAGTGcgaatttgaaagaagaaaaccagATGGAACAACAACATTGGGACTTCTCCATCCTGTGGATCCCATTGTAGGAGAACCAGGCTACTGCCCTGTAAGACTGGGAATGACAACTGGAAGACTTCTGTCTGGAGTGAATACTTTGCAGGGGTTCAGAGAGgataaaaggaacaaagtaaCCCCAGTGTTATACTTGAATTATGGACCCTACAGTTCTTATGCCCCACATTATGACTCCACATTTGCAAATATCAGCAAGGATGATTCTGATTTAATCTACTCAACCTATGGGGAAGACTCTGACCTTCCAAGTGATTTCAGCATCCATGAGTTTTTGGCCACATATCAGGATTATCCATATGTTATGGCAGATAGTTTACTGGATGTTTTAACAAAAGGAGGGCATTCTAGGACCCTACAGGAGTTGGAGACGTCATCACCTGAAGATGAAGGCCAGGCTAGGACACTTGACACAGCAAAAGAATTGGAGATTACAGAAGTAGAGCCAGCAGGGCGTTTGGACTCTGGCACTCATGACAGGCTCACAGCACTCAAAGCAGTCACAAACTTTGACGCTCCAATTGAAGTTTTTGACTCTGAAGAGGCTGAAGTATTCCAGAGGAAACTCGATGATACCACGAAATTGCTCAGGGAGCTTCAGGAAGCTCAGAACGAACGGCTGAGCACCAGACCCCCTCCCAATATGATCTGTCTGTTGGGTCCACCATACAGAGAAATGCACCTCGCTGAACAGGTGACCAATAATCTTAAAGAACTTGCCCAGCAAGTAACTCCAGGTGACATTGTAAGCATGTGTGGAGTTCAAAAAGCAATGGGGATTTCCATTCCTTCTCCCATCGTAGAGAACAACTTCATAGATTTAACAGAAGATTTTGAAGAACCTAAGAAGACTGATGTTGCAGAGTGTGGACCTGAAGCCACTGGTATttga